The following coding sequences lie in one Myxococcus xanthus genomic window:
- the ftsA gene encoding cell division protein FtsA, which produces MAKQKSGEIIVGLDIGTTKICAIVGELTDSGIDIIGIGTHPSKGLRKGVVVNIEATVSSIRRAVEEAELMAGAEISHVYTGIAGGHIKGFNSQGIVAVKDKEVREADIARVIDAAKAVAIPLDREVIHVLPQEFIIDDQGGIKEPLGMAGVRLEAKVHIVTGAVSSAQNIVKCANRTGLNVSDIVLQPLASAEAVLGEDEKELGVCLVDIGGGTTDIAIFSGGSIVHTAVIALGGNNLTSDIAIGLRTPAHEAERIKQKYGCALSSLINKDDTIEVPSVGGRQPRVLGRQILCEILEPRVEEIFQLVHREIQKCGYEDLLASGVVITGGSTLLAGMPELAEEVLGLPVRRGMPRGIGGLVDVVKSPMYATGVGLVVYGARHLDRRMFRIREENVYKKVKGRMREWLEEIF; this is translated from the coding sequence ATGGCGAAGCAGAAGTCGGGGGAGATCATCGTCGGCCTCGACATCGGCACGACGAAGATCTGCGCCATCGTCGGAGAGCTGACCGACAGCGGCATCGACATCATCGGTATCGGTACGCATCCGTCGAAGGGTCTGCGCAAGGGCGTGGTGGTGAACATCGAGGCGACCGTCTCTTCCATCCGCCGCGCGGTGGAAGAAGCGGAGCTCATGGCGGGGGCGGAGATTTCCCACGTCTACACGGGCATCGCCGGAGGCCACATCAAGGGCTTCAATTCCCAGGGCATCGTCGCCGTCAAGGACAAGGAGGTCCGCGAGGCGGACATCGCCCGGGTCATTGATGCGGCCAAGGCCGTGGCGATTCCGCTGGACCGGGAGGTCATCCACGTCCTCCCGCAGGAGTTCATCATCGACGACCAGGGCGGCATCAAGGAGCCCCTGGGCATGGCCGGCGTTCGTCTGGAGGCCAAGGTCCATATCGTCACCGGCGCCGTGTCCAGCGCGCAGAACATCGTCAAGTGCGCCAACCGCACCGGGCTCAACGTCTCCGACATCGTTCTCCAGCCGCTGGCCAGCGCGGAGGCGGTGCTGGGTGAGGACGAGAAGGAGCTGGGCGTGTGCCTCGTCGACATCGGCGGCGGCACCACGGACATCGCCATCTTCTCCGGCGGCTCCATCGTCCACACGGCGGTGATTGCGCTGGGCGGCAACAACCTCACCAGCGACATCGCCATTGGCCTGCGCACCCCCGCGCACGAGGCCGAGCGCATCAAGCAGAAGTACGGCTGCGCGCTGTCGTCGCTCATCAACAAGGACGACACCATTGAAGTGCCCAGCGTCGGGGGCCGTCAGCCCCGCGTGCTCGGGCGGCAGATTCTCTGCGAAATCCTGGAGCCGCGCGTGGAGGAGATCTTCCAGCTCGTGCACCGCGAAATCCAGAAGTGCGGCTACGAGGACCTGCTGGCCTCGGGCGTGGTGATTACGGGTGGCTCCACGCTGCTGGCCGGCATGCCGGAGCTGGCGGAAGAAGTCCTGGGCCTGCCCGTTCGCCGCGGTATGCCGCGCGGCATTGGCGGTCTGGTGGATGTGGTGAAGAGCCCCATGTACGCCACCGGCGTGGGTCTGGTCGTCTACGGTGCCCGCCACCTGGACCGGCGCATGTTCCGCATCCGCGAGGAGAACGTGTACAAGAAGGTGAAGGGCCGCATGCGTGAGTGGCTCGAGGAAATCTTCTGA
- a CDS encoding cell division protein FtsQ/DivIB, whose translation MAFGKSKNRRRQDAAQQKEAVRGAVRSHGPGVLKMLGLTLGTGLLVWGGVALREWALTSPRFELEAVSFSGLQRASRVELLRLAALTKGQNLWMLDVDALERAMHQHPWLRTVEVTRRFPNRVSVEVTEHVPVAMAVLGELYVLDDEGEPFKRVTPGDGLDLPLVTGLDREGYVADPAAARERLRSALTVASAYARLSPEKAEQLSEVRLEAQSLALVTASGQEVRLGEGDSEVKLQRLARVRRELGARGLAAEIIHLDNRARPGWVAVKISSPASERSGASMR comes from the coding sequence ATGGCCTTCGGTAAATCCAAGAACCGCCGCCGTCAGGACGCCGCCCAGCAGAAAGAGGCGGTCCGGGGCGCGGTGCGTTCGCACGGGCCGGGGGTGCTCAAGATGCTGGGGTTGACCCTGGGCACCGGACTGCTGGTGTGGGGTGGGGTGGCGCTGCGGGAGTGGGCGCTGACGTCGCCGCGCTTCGAACTGGAGGCGGTGTCCTTCTCCGGCCTCCAGCGCGCCTCCCGCGTGGAGCTGCTGCGGCTGGCGGCGCTGACGAAGGGCCAGAATCTGTGGATGCTGGACGTGGACGCACTGGAGCGCGCCATGCACCAGCACCCCTGGCTGCGCACGGTGGAGGTGACGCGGCGCTTCCCCAACCGCGTGTCGGTGGAGGTGACGGAGCACGTGCCGGTGGCCATGGCCGTGCTGGGGGAGCTGTACGTCCTGGACGACGAAGGCGAGCCCTTCAAGCGGGTGACACCCGGGGACGGACTGGATTTGCCCCTGGTGACAGGCCTGGACCGGGAGGGTTATGTAGCGGACCCGGCGGCGGCGCGGGAGCGCCTCCGTTCGGCGCTGACGGTGGCCAGCGCGTACGCGCGGCTGTCACCCGAGAAGGCCGAACAGTTGTCGGAGGTCCGCCTGGAGGCGCAGAGCCTGGCGCTGGTGACGGCGTCCGGGCAGGAAGTGCGCCTGGGTGAAGGAGATTCCGAGGTCAAGCTGCAACGTCTTGCCCGTGTCCGGCGCGAACTGGGTGCGAGGGGGCTTGCAGCGGAGATCATTCACCTGGATAACCGTGCCCGGCCCGGCTGGGTGGCGGTGAAGATTTCGAGCCCCGCGTCCGAGAGGAGCGGGGCTTCGATGCGGTAA
- a CDS encoding D-alanine--D-alanine ligase, which translates to MTPNRGAFTKDELKQKRVGVLLGGMSAERDVSLRTGEAVSGALRGLGYDVVEIDVGRDLPARLAAEKVDVAWLAVHGRYGEDGCLQGLLESLFIPYTGSGVLASALGMDKVYAKQVFVAHGIPTPAYRSFRDAASALAAADSLPFPFPVVVKPSREGSSVGVHICKTRDAYEAAVTDAAKYAGTLLVEQFVKGREVQGGVLDDEALGVIEVRAAREFYDYDAKYKAGTGTQYLFPAPLPPDQYARVNEVCLAAHQALGCSGGSRSDVIVTDGGEVFLLETNTLPGMTASSLLPKIAAGRGIDFPSLCERLLLGACLKA; encoded by the coding sequence GTGACTCCAAACCGCGGTGCCTTCACGAAGGACGAGCTCAAGCAGAAGCGTGTCGGCGTGCTGTTGGGCGGAATGTCCGCGGAGCGCGACGTGTCCCTGCGCACCGGTGAGGCCGTCTCCGGGGCGCTGCGCGGGCTGGGCTATGACGTGGTGGAGATTGACGTGGGCCGGGACTTGCCCGCGCGCCTGGCGGCGGAGAAGGTGGACGTGGCGTGGCTGGCCGTCCACGGGCGTTATGGCGAGGACGGCTGCCTCCAGGGACTGCTGGAGTCGCTCTTCATTCCTTATACCGGCAGCGGCGTGCTGGCCTCCGCGCTGGGCATGGACAAGGTGTACGCCAAGCAGGTCTTCGTGGCCCACGGCATCCCCACGCCCGCGTACCGTTCCTTCCGGGACGCCGCGTCGGCGCTGGCGGCGGCGGACAGCCTGCCCTTCCCGTTTCCAGTGGTGGTGAAGCCCAGCCGCGAAGGCAGCAGCGTGGGCGTGCACATCTGCAAGACGCGGGACGCCTACGAGGCCGCCGTGACGGACGCGGCGAAGTACGCGGGCACCCTGCTGGTGGAGCAGTTCGTCAAGGGACGCGAAGTGCAGGGTGGAGTGCTGGACGATGAGGCCCTGGGCGTCATCGAGGTCCGCGCCGCGCGCGAGTTCTACGACTATGACGCGAAGTACAAAGCGGGCACCGGCACGCAGTACCTCTTCCCCGCGCCCCTGCCTCCGGATCAGTATGCGCGGGTGAACGAGGTGTGCCTGGCCGCGCACCAGGCCCTGGGTTGTAGCGGGGGCTCGCGGTCGGACGTCATCGTCACCGACGGAGGCGAGGTGTTCCTGCTGGAGACGAACACGCTGCCGGGCATGACGGCCTCGAGCCTGCTGCCCAAGATCGCCGCGGGGCGCGGCATCGACTTCCCCTCCCTGTGCGAGCGCCTGCTGTTGGGCGCGTGTCTCAAGGCCTGA
- the murB gene encoding UDP-N-acetylmuramate dehydrogenase: MVEAGVKTALAARVESLGGCEVKAGEPLAPLTSVRAGGAAEALVRPRSPDALVALLKLAREEGIPVSILGGGANTLVGDGGVPGLTLKLPGDLFPEVADVGPEEGRLTLGAGAAIVRLINVMRAHALVGAEFLAGIPGTLGGAVAMNAGTKNGEAFRVIEAVEVATADGVGWLTKAQVPHAYRHSELPPGGVVTRVRFALRKGDVGASKAVMDADLGYRKRTQPLSQPNFGSVFTNPPGDHAGRLIELAGLKGYSLGRAQVSTLHANWIVNLGGATARDVLGLVTLMQQRVREQSGVDMKPEVKRLGDFL; encoded by the coding sequence ATGGTGGAAGCGGGCGTGAAGACGGCGCTGGCGGCGCGCGTGGAGTCGCTGGGCGGCTGCGAGGTGAAGGCGGGTGAACCGCTGGCGCCCCTCACCAGCGTCCGGGCCGGCGGCGCCGCGGAGGCCCTGGTGCGCCCGCGCTCGCCGGACGCCCTGGTGGCGCTGCTGAAGCTGGCGCGCGAGGAAGGCATCCCCGTCTCGATTCTGGGCGGCGGCGCCAACACGCTGGTGGGTGACGGCGGGGTGCCCGGCCTGACGCTGAAGCTGCCCGGAGACCTCTTCCCGGAGGTGGCCGACGTGGGCCCCGAGGAAGGGCGGCTTACCCTGGGCGCGGGGGCGGCCATCGTTCGTCTCATCAACGTCATGCGGGCCCACGCCCTGGTCGGCGCGGAGTTCCTGGCCGGCATCCCCGGCACGCTGGGCGGCGCGGTGGCGATGAACGCCGGCACCAAGAATGGCGAGGCCTTCCGCGTCATCGAGGCGGTGGAGGTGGCCACGGCGGATGGGGTGGGGTGGCTGACGAAGGCGCAGGTGCCGCACGCCTACCGTCACTCCGAATTGCCGCCGGGCGGCGTCGTCACCCGGGTGCGTTTCGCACTGCGCAAGGGGGACGTAGGGGCCTCCAAGGCCGTCATGGACGCGGACCTGGGTTACCGGAAACGGACACAGCCGCTCAGTCAGCCCAACTTCGGCAGCGTCTTCACCAACCCGCCAGGTGACCATGCCGGGCGACTCATTGAACTGGCGGGCCTGAAAGGGTACTCGCTGGGGCGCGCGCAGGTGTCCACCCTGCACGCCAACTGGATTGTGAACCTGGGCGGTGCCACCGCCCGCGACGTGCTGGGACTCGTCACCCTCATGCAGCAGCGGGTGCGCGAGCAGTCCGGCGTCGACATGAAACCCGAAGTCAAGCGCCTGGGAGACTTCCTGTGA
- the murC gene encoding UDP-N-acetylmuramate--L-alanine ligase — MTRNKPPSLFKTRHAAQVHFVGLGGIGMSGIAEVLLNLGYRVSGSDLRESDITRRLARMGATFFEGHRAQNLVQADVVVISSAVRKDNPEVVAARQRKIPVIPRAEMLAELMRLKYAVAVAGSHGKTTTTSMVATVLSAAGLDPTAVVGGKVNVLDSNAKLGKSELMVVEADESDGSFLHLHPSIAIVTNIDPEHMDHYGNLDTLQSAFVEFCNRVPFYGLNVLCLDNPNVQALLPRIEKRFVTYGSSHMADYRLENIQLDGFTTRFHAYRREESLGEFSVRMVGAHNAFNALAVIAVAEEMDIPLETVRESLAEFGGVQRRFTVRGEAQGITVVDDYGHHPTEVLATLAGARRAFGRRVVVAFQPHRYTRTHDLMKEFTTSFNDSDVLFVTSVYAAGEERIDGATGDALADAVRAHGHRDVTFVEKRTDLPAALLPRLREGDLVLTLGAGDITHVGPELLELLRTTPLSKD; from the coding sequence GTGACGCGTAACAAGCCCCCCAGCCTCTTCAAGACGCGCCACGCGGCGCAGGTCCACTTCGTGGGGCTCGGTGGTATCGGCATGAGTGGCATCGCCGAGGTGCTGCTGAACCTGGGCTACCGGGTGTCCGGTTCCGACCTACGTGAGAGCGACATCACCCGGCGCCTGGCGCGCATGGGCGCGACCTTCTTCGAAGGCCACCGCGCGCAGAACCTGGTCCAGGCGGACGTGGTGGTCATCTCCTCCGCGGTGCGCAAGGACAACCCGGAGGTGGTCGCCGCCCGGCAGCGGAAGATTCCTGTCATCCCCCGCGCGGAGATGCTCGCGGAGTTGATGCGCCTGAAGTACGCGGTCGCCGTGGCCGGCAGCCACGGGAAGACGACGACGACGTCCATGGTGGCCACCGTGCTGAGCGCGGCGGGCCTGGACCCGACGGCGGTGGTGGGCGGCAAGGTGAACGTGCTCGACTCCAACGCCAAGCTGGGCAAGAGCGAGCTGATGGTGGTGGAGGCCGACGAGAGCGACGGCAGCTTCCTCCACCTGCACCCGTCCATCGCCATCGTCACCAACATCGACCCGGAGCACATGGACCACTACGGCAACCTGGACACGCTCCAGTCCGCCTTCGTGGAGTTCTGCAACCGGGTGCCTTTCTACGGCCTCAACGTGCTGTGCCTGGACAACCCCAACGTCCAGGCGCTGCTGCCGCGCATCGAGAAGCGCTTCGTCACCTACGGCAGCTCGCACATGGCGGACTACCGGCTGGAGAACATCCAGTTGGACGGCTTCACCACGCGCTTCCACGCCTACCGCCGGGAGGAGTCGCTGGGCGAGTTCAGCGTGCGGATGGTGGGCGCGCACAACGCCTTCAACGCGCTGGCCGTCATCGCCGTGGCGGAGGAGATGGACATCCCGCTGGAGACGGTCCGCGAGTCGCTGGCCGAGTTCGGCGGCGTGCAGCGGCGCTTCACCGTGCGCGGCGAGGCCCAGGGCATCACCGTGGTGGACGACTACGGGCACCACCCCACGGAAGTGCTGGCCACGCTGGCCGGCGCGCGTCGGGCCTTCGGACGCCGGGTGGTGGTGGCCTTCCAGCCGCACCGCTACACGCGCACGCATGACCTGATGAAGGAGTTCACCACCTCCTTCAATGATTCGGATGTGCTCTTCGTCACCAGCGTCTACGCGGCGGGTGAGGAGCGCATCGATGGCGCCACGGGCGACGCGCTGGCGGACGCCGTCCGCGCCCACGGCCACCGCGACGTCACGTTCGTGGAGAAGCGCACCGACCTGCCGGCGGCGCTGCTGCCGCGTCTGCGCGAGGGTGACCTGGTGCTGACGCTGGGCGCGGGTGACATCACCCACGTGGGGCCGGAGTTGCTCGAGCTGCTGCGCACCACCCCCCTGTCGAAGGACTAG
- the murG gene encoding undecaprenyldiphospho-muramoylpentapeptide beta-N-acetylglucosaminyltransferase: MMKVLIAGGGTGGHLFPGIALAEEVVTRHHRNEVVFVGTERGIESRVVPKEGYPLELVKVQGLKGKGFLSLLKALFALPLAFIESFRILARQKPDVVVGVGGYASGPVVLAAWLMGIPTAIQEQNALPGFTNKVLGRIVRVVFIAFEEARAFFPEKKVQLIGNPIRRKLMDNYLRSHVAHERFSVLVFGGSLGARGINQRMTDALDSLGDLKDSLHFVHQTGKNDLESVRKGYADKGFQAEVVEFIDDMSSAYARADLVVCRAGATTLAELTVCKKASILIPFPHATDDHQAVNARALVDAGAALMFRESELTGEKLAQTIRELKGHPERLKSMEKKAGLLGRPEAAKELADVCVDLMVQTWGPNGRERTPIEAEKKAPRSHS, translated from the coding sequence ATGATGAAAGTGCTCATCGCGGGTGGGGGCACGGGCGGACACCTCTTTCCGGGCATCGCCCTGGCGGAAGAGGTGGTGACACGGCATCACCGCAACGAGGTCGTCTTCGTGGGCACCGAGCGCGGTATCGAGTCGCGCGTGGTTCCGAAGGAGGGCTATCCGCTGGAACTGGTGAAGGTGCAGGGACTCAAGGGCAAGGGCTTCCTGTCCCTGCTCAAGGCGCTCTTCGCGCTGCCGCTGGCCTTCATCGAGTCCTTTCGCATCCTCGCCCGGCAGAAGCCGGACGTGGTGGTGGGCGTGGGCGGCTACGCCAGCGGGCCGGTGGTGCTGGCCGCGTGGCTGATGGGCATCCCCACCGCCATCCAGGAGCAGAACGCGCTGCCCGGCTTCACCAACAAGGTGCTGGGCCGGATTGTCCGCGTGGTGTTCATCGCCTTCGAGGAGGCGCGCGCCTTCTTCCCGGAGAAGAAGGTCCAGCTCATCGGCAACCCCATCCGCCGCAAGCTGATGGACAACTACCTGCGCAGCCACGTCGCGCACGAGCGCTTCTCCGTGCTCGTCTTCGGCGGCAGCCTGGGCGCGCGGGGCATCAACCAGCGGATGACGGATGCGCTGGACTCGCTGGGCGACCTGAAGGACAGCCTGCACTTCGTCCACCAGACGGGGAAGAACGACCTGGAGTCGGTGCGCAAGGGCTACGCGGACAAGGGCTTCCAGGCGGAGGTGGTGGAGTTCATCGACGACATGTCCAGCGCCTATGCCCGCGCGGACCTCGTCGTATGTCGCGCCGGCGCGACGACCCTCGCGGAGCTGACCGTCTGTAAGAAGGCCAGCATCCTGATTCCCTTCCCGCACGCCACCGACGACCACCAGGCCGTCAACGCGCGGGCGTTGGTGGACGCGGGCGCGGCGCTGATGTTCCGCGAGTCGGAGCTCACCGGCGAGAAGCTGGCGCAGACGATTCGTGAGCTGAAGGGCCACCCCGAGCGCCTCAAGAGCATGGAGAAGAAGGCGGGCCTGTTGGGCCGTCCGGAAGCCGCCAAGGAGCTGGCGGACGTGTGTGTGGACCTGATGGTCCAGACGTGGGGCCCCAACGGCCGCGAGCGCACCCCCATCGAAGCCGAGAAGAAGGCCCCCAGGAGCCATTCGTGA
- the ftsW gene encoding putative lipid II flippase FtsW — MKNPFPPSSALVRFDPVLLCAVLGLVSFGLVMVYSASAVLAQDKLGDSLYFLKRQLVAAGLGLGAMAVAMKVGWRRLARWAYPLLLAAIVLLVLVNIPGIGSTAGGARRWIRLPGFGLQPAEVAKFAWVVYLSYSLAKKREKVAKFSVGFVPHLALCGILVLLCMMQPDFGSSVLLVFMLFVLLFAAGAKLSYLVGMVLLALPLAYVAIASSPYRMKRILAFMDPWAHRHDVGYQVAESLMSIGSGGVVGLGLGDGRQKLFFLPEAHTDFIFSIIAEETGLIGVGLLVVLYGVVLWRGVRASLAAGETFGTYLGLGISSIIAFQAAVNMCVAMGLLPTKGLTLPFVSYGGSSLVVLMGAAGVLLSLSANTQGAARPSRVGTDMREVAA; from the coding sequence ATGAAGAACCCTTTTCCTCCGTCCTCCGCCCTCGTGCGCTTCGACCCGGTGTTGCTTTGTGCGGTGCTCGGGCTCGTGAGCTTCGGGCTGGTGATGGTGTACTCGGCCAGCGCGGTGCTGGCGCAGGACAAGCTGGGCGACAGCCTCTACTTCCTCAAGCGTCAGCTCGTCGCCGCGGGCCTGGGGCTGGGCGCCATGGCCGTGGCCATGAAGGTCGGCTGGCGCCGGCTGGCGCGCTGGGCCTATCCGCTGCTGCTGGCGGCCATCGTCCTGCTGGTGCTGGTGAACATCCCCGGCATCGGCAGCACGGCGGGTGGCGCGCGGCGGTGGATTCGCCTGCCGGGCTTCGGCCTGCAGCCGGCGGAGGTGGCGAAGTTCGCCTGGGTCGTCTACCTGTCCTACTCGCTGGCGAAGAAGCGGGAGAAGGTGGCGAAGTTCTCCGTGGGCTTCGTTCCGCACCTCGCGCTGTGTGGCATCCTGGTGTTGCTTTGCATGATGCAGCCGGACTTCGGCAGCAGCGTGCTGCTGGTGTTCATGCTCTTCGTGCTGCTGTTCGCGGCCGGCGCGAAGCTGAGCTACCTGGTGGGCATGGTGCTGCTGGCGTTGCCCCTGGCCTATGTGGCCATTGCCTCCAGTCCGTACCGGATGAAGCGCATCCTGGCTTTCATGGACCCGTGGGCGCACCGGCATGACGTGGGCTACCAGGTGGCCGAATCGCTGATGTCCATCGGTTCGGGCGGCGTGGTCGGCCTGGGGCTGGGCGACGGACGGCAGAAGCTCTTCTTCCTGCCAGAGGCCCACACCGACTTCATCTTCTCCATCATCGCCGAGGAGACGGGCCTGATTGGCGTGGGCCTTCTGGTGGTGCTGTACGGCGTCGTGCTGTGGCGCGGCGTCCGGGCCAGCCTGGCGGCGGGGGAGACGTTCGGCACGTACCTGGGGCTGGGCATCAGCTCCATCATCGCGTTCCAGGCCGCGGTCAACATGTGCGTGGCCATGGGGTTGTTGCCGACGAAGGGGCTGACGCTGCCCTTCGTGTCGTACGGAGGTTCATCGCTGGTGGTGCTGATGGGCGCGGCTGGAGTGCTGTTGTCGTTGAGCGCGAACACCCAGGGGGCCGCGAGGCCCAGCCGGGTGGGAACAGACATGCGGGAGGTGGCGGCATGA
- the murD gene encoding UDP-N-acetylmuramoyl-L-alanine--D-glutamate ligase translates to MTLALSGQKVLVFGLAKSGVAALRLLRRQGADVTALDARGDDVLGAVAHEVKSLGATLVSGPTPPGLLASQDLVVVSPGVPLALPEIQAARAAGVSVWGEVELAGRLLSGVPLFGITGTNGKSTTTALTGTLFASGGKRTFVGGNLGRPFSEAAMAPGDWDALVVELSSYQLEGIRTLRPRGAAILNLTPDHIDRYPSHAAYGEAKARIFQQQQAGDFAVVNADDADVLGLARGAKSSVYGFSLTGKPVADAPALAGLAVAEPGGFRLEFLGEHYTLTNRALRGAHNAQNAMAAALLARLGGVTSGAVQAGLDGYPGLPHRLESVRVLDGVEWVNDSKATNVDSVLVALRAFSSGVWLIAGGKGKGAPYAPMVEAGQGKVKGVLTIGDDADTLARAYAGVAQVHACGTLAQAVARARELAARGDTVLLSPACASFDQFKNFEDRGDSFKRLVEAL, encoded by the coding sequence ATGACGTTGGCGCTGTCCGGTCAGAAGGTGCTGGTGTTCGGGCTCGCGAAGAGCGGCGTGGCCGCGCTGCGTCTGCTGCGTCGGCAGGGCGCGGACGTCACGGCGCTGGACGCACGGGGCGACGACGTGCTGGGCGCGGTGGCCCACGAGGTGAAGTCGCTGGGCGCCACGCTGGTGTCCGGACCCACGCCGCCGGGGCTGCTCGCGTCGCAGGACCTGGTGGTGGTGAGCCCGGGCGTGCCGCTGGCGCTGCCGGAAATCCAAGCCGCGCGCGCGGCCGGTGTCTCGGTGTGGGGCGAGGTCGAGCTGGCGGGCCGCCTGCTGTCTGGTGTGCCGCTGTTCGGCATCACCGGCACCAACGGGAAGAGCACCACCACGGCGCTCACGGGCACGCTCTTCGCCAGCGGCGGCAAGCGCACCTTCGTGGGCGGAAACCTGGGCCGGCCCTTCAGCGAGGCGGCCATGGCCCCGGGCGACTGGGACGCGCTGGTGGTGGAGCTGTCCAGCTACCAGTTGGAGGGCATCCGCACGCTGCGCCCCCGGGGCGCGGCCATCCTCAACCTGACGCCGGACCACATCGACCGGTACCCCAGCCACGCGGCGTACGGCGAGGCGAAGGCGCGCATCTTCCAGCAGCAGCAGGCCGGTGACTTCGCGGTGGTCAACGCGGACGACGCGGACGTGCTGGGCCTGGCGCGCGGCGCGAAGTCGTCGGTGTACGGCTTCAGCCTCACGGGCAAGCCGGTGGCGGACGCCCCGGCGCTGGCGGGCCTGGCGGTGGCGGAGCCGGGCGGCTTCCGGCTGGAGTTCCTGGGCGAGCACTACACGTTGACGAACCGCGCGCTGCGCGGCGCCCATAACGCGCAGAACGCGATGGCGGCGGCGCTGCTGGCGCGCCTGGGCGGCGTCACTTCCGGCGCGGTGCAGGCGGGGCTGGACGGCTACCCGGGCCTGCCGCACCGGCTGGAGAGCGTGCGCGTGCTGGATGGCGTGGAGTGGGTGAACGACTCGAAGGCCACCAACGTGGATTCGGTGCTGGTGGCGCTGCGCGCGTTCTCCAGCGGCGTGTGGCTGATTGCCGGCGGCAAGGGCAAGGGCGCGCCGTACGCGCCCATGGTGGAAGCGGGGCAGGGCAAGGTGAAGGGCGTGCTCACCATTGGCGACGACGCGGACACGCTGGCCCGGGCCTACGCTGGCGTGGCGCAGGTCCACGCGTGCGGCACCCTGGCCCAGGCGGTGGCGCGGGCGCGGGAGTTGGCGGCGCGGGGTGACACGGTGCTGCTGTCGCCCGCGTGCGCGTCCTTCGACCAGTTCAAGAACTTCGAGGACCGGGGCGATTCGTTCAAGCGCCTGGTGGAGGCGCTGTGA
- the mraY gene encoding phospho-N-acetylmuramoyl-pentapeptide-transferase, which translates to MLYLLYEVIQNSEAGRVLNFLRYPTFRIIAAGVFALLLGMLIGPKLIARLRLKQHGQSNVREDTPDSHQKKKGTPTMGGALILLCIAAGTLLFADLKSRAVWVMLLLTLGYGFIGFLDDWLKLSKRNSKGLAGRKKMVLQTFFFLVAVFGLLTTWTLPDGSFGPTLLINTKLTLPFIPTRWFNPDLGWFYVFFAWIVVVGTSNAVNLTDGLDGLAIVPTIVSAITFAVLCYVAGTTLSIADSETVGGVSKLVATPLYQYLGILQVPGGAELAVFCAAIVGAGISFLWFNTYPASVFMGDIGSLALGGALGGLAVLSKNEVVSAIIHGIFFAEILSVMIQVTSFKMTGKRVFKMAPVHHHFELKGMAEPKIIVRFWIVSILCGGVALLSLKLR; encoded by the coding sequence GTGCTGTACCTCCTCTACGAGGTCATCCAGAACTCCGAGGCGGGGCGCGTCCTCAACTTCCTGCGCTACCCCACTTTCCGCATCATCGCCGCGGGCGTCTTCGCGCTCCTCCTGGGCATGCTCATCGGGCCCAAGCTCATCGCCCGGCTGCGGCTGAAGCAGCACGGCCAGAGCAACGTGCGCGAGGACACGCCGGATTCGCACCAGAAGAAGAAGGGCACGCCCACCATGGGCGGCGCGCTCATCCTGCTGTGCATCGCGGCGGGCACGCTGCTGTTCGCGGACCTGAAGAGCCGCGCGGTGTGGGTGATGCTGCTGCTGACGCTGGGCTACGGCTTCATCGGCTTCCTGGATGACTGGCTCAAGCTGTCCAAGCGCAACTCCAAGGGCCTGGCCGGGCGCAAGAAGATGGTGCTGCAGACCTTCTTCTTCCTCGTCGCCGTGTTCGGCCTGCTGACGACGTGGACGCTGCCGGACGGCTCGTTCGGGCCCACGCTGCTCATCAACACCAAGCTGACGCTGCCCTTCATCCCCACGCGCTGGTTCAACCCGGACCTGGGCTGGTTCTACGTCTTCTTCGCGTGGATTGTCGTCGTGGGCACCTCCAACGCGGTGAACCTCACGGACGGCCTGGACGGCCTGGCCATCGTCCCCACCATCGTGTCCGCCATCACCTTCGCGGTGCTCTGCTACGTGGCGGGCACCACGCTGAGCATCGCGGACTCGGAGACGGTGGGCGGCGTGTCGAAGCTGGTGGCCACGCCGCTGTACCAGTACCTGGGCATCCTCCAGGTGCCGGGCGGCGCGGAGCTGGCCGTGTTCTGCGCGGCCATCGTCGGCGCGGGCATCTCCTTCCTGTGGTTCAACACCTACCCGGCCTCCGTCTTCATGGGCGACATCGGTTCGCTGGCGCTGGGGGGCGCGCTGGGCGGGCTGGCGGTGCTGTCCAAGAACGAGGTGGTGTCCGCCATCATCCACGGCATCTTCTTCGCCGAAATCCTGAGCGTGATGATTCAAGTCACGTCCTTCAAGATGACGGGCAAGCGCGTCTTCAAGATGGCGCCGGTGCACCATCACTTCGAGCTCAAAGGAATGGCCGAGCCGAAGATCATCGTCCGTTTCTGGATCGTCTCCATCCTCTGTGGTGGCGTGGCGCTCCTGTCCCTGAAGCTCCGCTGA